The following are from one region of the Mangifera indica cultivar Alphonso chromosome 14, CATAS_Mindica_2.1, whole genome shotgun sequence genome:
- the LOC123195466 gene encoding protein MOS2-like produces the protein MTSNATKVSFSVQSKSNRKQSKSLHLQHEDQDEVQPTKHFVTEFDPNQNLTDAKPKPRLILPPKSNESRPYKKMKNIDLPIETSDQLQLELHSTTGGAEGAAQITYGLNLRKSVGGNEDEEKASDSVSASEPVERVKSKDVKFDLEELPDDEGFKQFEDMPVEDFGAALLAGLGWYEGRGLGKNPKGNVQIKQIEKKSFVSDDAITGLMSGKEKRKEDKRMDSNGGDRMDKPVKHRRQESEDRENRNGNGSQKHRESEKRGSVNNGTERSSREGARRGSNNDGNKKRRESENRHSNSDEERASWLRRHIRVKIISKEFKKGRWYLNKGEVVDVAGTKCDILMDDGRELIKGVDQDLLETALPRNKGGVLVLYGKHKGVYGSLVNRDMDRNTGIVFDVDTEEYLNVNLEQIAEYTRCPSSIKY, from the coding sequence ATGACTTCCAACGCCACTAAAGTTTCGTTCTCCgttcaatcaaaatcaaaccgGAAACAGTCAAAAAGCCTCCATCTTCAACATGAAGATCAAGATGAAGTTCAACCCACCAAACACTTCGTCACCGAATTCGATCCAAACCAAAACCTAACCGACGCCAAGCCGAAACCCAGACTCATATTACCGCCTAAATCCAATGAATCGCGTCCTTACAAGAAAATGAAGAACATTGACCTCCCCATTGAAACCTCTGACCAGCTTCAATTGGAGCTCCATAGCACAACCGGCGGTGCTGAAGGTGCCGCTCAGATTACGTACGGTCTTAATTTGAGGAAGAGTGTTGGCGGTAATGAGGATGAGGAAAAAGCGTCTGACTCTGTGTCCGCGTCTGAGCCTGTAGAGAGGGTGAAATCGAAGGATGTGAAGTTTGATTTGGAGGAATTGCCCGACGATGAGGGGTTTAAGCAGTTTGAAGATATGCCGGTTGAGGATTTTGGTGCTGCGTTGCTTGCCGGATTGGGTTGGTATGAGGGTAGAGGGCTTGGtaaaaaccctaagggaaaTGTTCAAATTAAGcaaattgagaagaaaagtTTTGTTTCTGACGATGCTATTACTGGTTTGATGAGTGGTAAGGAGAAGAGGAAAGAGGACAAACGCATGGACTCAAATGGAGGCGATAGGATGGATAAACCAGTCAAACATCGAAGACAGGAGAGTGAAGATAGAGAGAATAGAAATGGCAATGGGAGCCAAAAGCATAGAGAGAGTGAAAAGAGAGGTAGTGTTAATAATGGGACTGAAAGAAGTAGTAGAGAGGGTGCAAGGAGAGGCAGTAATAATGATGGGAACAAGAAAAGGAGAGAGAGTGAGAATAGACACAGTAATAGTGATGAAGAGAGGGCTTCTTGGCTAAGGCGTCATATTAGAGTAAAGATAATAAGCAAAGAGTTTAAGAAGGGAAGATGGTATTTGAACAAGGGAGAGGTGGTTGATGTGGCAGGAACTAAATGTGATATATTGATGGATGACGGCAGAGAATTGATAAAAGGTGTTGATCAGGATCTTCTTGAGACTGCATTGCCGAGAAATAAAGGTGGGGTTCTTGTTTTGTATGGAAAACATAAGGGTGTGTATGGGAGTTTAGTCAATAGGGATATGGATAGAAATACTGGCATTGTTTTTGATGTGGATACAGAAGAGTATTTGAATGTTAATCTAGAGCAGATTGCAGAGTATACTAGATGCCCAAGTAGTATTAAGTATTGA
- the LOC123196647 gene encoding phytochrome-interacting ankyrin-repeat protein 2-like, producing the protein MIESMPQEQLGPFCFQRKLSRKRFFRSVVDRDDRGWTPLHISARKGDLKAVKQLLNEGMDVNISAWGPKSKGVTPLHLAAQGGHLEVMDELLERGADIDARTKGACGWTPLHIAAKERKREAVKFLIENGAFLPDNIDDSRFNPPLHYCPSLEWAYEEMERFQRENLSAGNTSYGSES; encoded by the exons ATGATTGAAAGCATGCCCCAAGAGCAACTGGGTCCGTTTTGTTTTCAGCGTAAGTTGTCTAGAAAGCGCTTCTTTAGGTCTGTGGTAGACAGGGATGATAGGGGTTGGACTCCGCTTCATATCAGTGCTCGTAAAGGTGATCTCAAAGCg GTGAAGCAACTTCTTAATGAAGGAATGGATGTGAATATCTCAGCATGGGGCCCCAAATCGAAAGGGGTTACCCCACTTCACCTTGCTGCTCAGGGTGGTCACCTTGAAGTCATGGATGAATTGCTTGAGCGAGGTGCTGACATTGATGCCAGAACCAAGGGTGCTTGTGGCT GGACCCCACTTCACATAGCAgccaaagaaagaaagagggaAGCTGTTAAATTCCTGATTGAGAACGGAGCATTTTTGCCGGATAACATCGACGACAGCAGATTCAATCCACCCCTTCATTACTGTCCCAGTCTAGAATGGGCATACGAGGAGATGGAGCGTTTTCAAAGGGAAAATCTATCTGCAGGCAACACCTCTTATGGCTCTGAGAGTTGA
- the LOC123196648 gene encoding F-box/kelch-repeat protein SKIP25-like: MSQTQTDFSAKRKKRTQLKSTKPPPVLPGLPEHIAQLCLSRVQPSLLFNVCRSWRRLIYSPSFPPFLSLYTLLSSKSHQILHFYSFDPVASTWEPLPPPPDPPIDLLLHHPSFLSRKLPVQSVSVSGKLVLLAATTHNFYPALTRPLLFNPIHRNWVFGPPLNTPRRWCAAGSLHNVVYVASGIGYQFSTEVARSVEKWDLQKNKYNNNYYHNGGCGGGGGRWEKMKGLKDGTFCRDAVDAVGWRGKLCMVNVKGYGAKEGVVYDVERDTWREMPEGMIKGWRGPVAAMDEEVMLTVDETNGALRKYDEEKDDWEEMIIQSNMLVGAQQIACGGGRVCVVGGEGGIVVVDVVAAPPRIWAVDTPNGFQALAVHILPRMSQSVPTDY; encoded by the coding sequence ATgtctcaaactcaaactgactTCTCTGCCAAGCGTAAAAAGCGAACTCAACTGAAATCCACCAAGCCGCCACCTGTGCTTCCCGGACTTCCCGAACACATCGCTCAGCTCTGCCTCTCCAGGGTCCAgccttctcttctcttcaacgTCTGCCGTTCTTGGAGACGTTTGATTTACTCTCCTTCTTTCccaccttttctttctttgtacaCACTTTTATCGtccaaatctcatcaaattCTACATTTTTACTCTTTCGACCCCGTTGCTTCCACCTGGGAACCTCTTCCTCCGCCGCCTGATCCTCCCATTGACCTCCTTCTCCACCACCCTTCCTTTTTATCCCGGAAGCTTCCCGTTCAGTCCGTTTCCGTTTCCGGGAAGCTCGTACTTCTCGCCGCGACTACTCATAATTTTTACCCTGCACTCACTcgtcctcttttgtttaatcCCATTCACCGGAACTGGGTATTCGGGCCACCCCTCAACACCCCGCGCCGGTGGTGCGCTGCCGGATCGCTTCACAACGTTGTGTATGTGGCAAGCGGTATAGGATATCAGTTCTCCACCGAGGTCGCGAGGTCAGTGGAGAAGTGGGACCTgcagaaaaacaaatataataacaattattacCACAATGGTGGCTGTGGCGGTGGCGGGGGGAGGTGGGAGAAGATGAAAGGGCTTAAAGATGGGACCTTTTGCAGAGACGCGGTGGATGCTGTGGGGTGGAGAGGGAAGCTATGTATGGTAAATGTGAAAGGGTACGGAGCCAAGGAAGGAGTTGTTTACGACGTTGAACGGGACACATGGCGGGAGATGCCGGAGGGAATGATCAAAGGGTGGAGGGGCCCGGTGGCTGCCATGGATGAGGAGGTGATGCTCACGGTGGATGAGACCAACGGTGCATTGAGAAAGTATGATGAAGAAAAGGATGATTGGGAAGAGATGATAATTCAGTCTAACATGCTCGTCGGAGCTCAGCAGATTGCTTGTGGTGGTGGGAGAGTTTGTGTTGTTGGTGGTGAGGGGGGAATCGTGGTGGTGGATGTCGTGGCAGCGCCGCCGCGGATATGGGCGGTGGATACACCAAATGGGTTCCAAGCTTTGGCGGTTCATATCCTCCCACGGATGAGCCAGTCGGTTCCAACCGATTAttga
- the LOC123196649 gene encoding trihelix transcription factor GT-3b-like: MQAQWGDEETRDLILIRGEVEREFTGIKRNKTVWEIVSFKMKEKGYSRTPDQCKCKWKNLLNRYKGKETSDPDSGRQCPFFDEMHAVFIERAKNMRRLLTQPEKRGKTLSGNRYSDELSDDEDDVDEEDENEAEVPVRGNSRKRKIERTVSDKTSRGGSSGGKIEELLKDFFEKQQRMEIEWMEMMERRARERELLEQEWRQRIEKHEREMLMVEQAWREKEEQRKIKEERRAETRDALLTTLLTKLINENNL, from the exons ATGCAAGCCCAGTGGGGTGACGAGGAGACTCGGGATTTGATATTGATTCGTGGGGAAGTTGAAAGAGAATTCACTGGAATCAAAAGGAACAAAACTGTATGGGAGATTGTTAGCtttaaaatgaaagagaaaggcTATTCCAGGACTCCCGATCAATGTAAATGCAAGTGGAAAAACCTCCTCAATCGCTATAAG GGCAAGGAGACATCTGATCCAGATAGCGGGCGGCAATGTCCCTTTTTTGATGAAATGCATGCAGTGTTTATTGAAAGAGCGAAGAATATGCGGAGATTACTTACTCAACCAGAGAAAAGGGGTAAGACATTGAGTGGTAATAGGTATTCCGATGAATTGTccgatgatgaagatgatgttgATGAGGAAGATGAGAATGAGGCAGAGGTGCCTGTTAGAGGTAATTCTCGGAAGAGGAAGATTGAAAGAACTGTTTCAGATAAGACTTCAAGAGGTGGCAGCAGTGGTGGAAAAATTGAGGAATTGCTTAAGGATTTCTTTGAGAAGCAACAAAGGATGGAGATTGAGTGGATGGAGATGATGGAGAGGCGTGCCCGAGAACGGGAATTGCTAGAGCAGGAATGGAGGCAAAGAATAGAGAAACATGAGAGGGAGATGTTAATGGTCGAACAGGCTTGGAGGGAGAAAGAGGAgcaaaggaaaataaaagaagaaagacgAGCCGAGACGAGGGATGCTCTATTGACTACCCTTTTGACGAAACTTATCAATGAGAACAATCTCTAA
- the LOC123196651 gene encoding zinc finger protein 706-like codes for MNIISSGSELPSVSKFEREREMTRGKQKIEAQRRNAERNLKPKGSQLEARAVALKVSCPICKAQLANQNQLGDHYSSKHPKEKPPTESS; via the exons ATGAACATAATTTCTAGCGGATCAGAATTGCCGTCGGTGAGCAAatttgagagagaaagagagatgacAAGAGGAAAGCAGAAGATTGAGGCGCAGAGGCGAAATGCAGAGAGGAATCTGAAGCCAAAAGGATCTCAGCTTGAGGCCCGAGCGGTTGCCCTCAAAGTTAGTTGCCCTATATGTAAG GCGCAACTAGCAAATCAGAATCAGCTTGGCGATCATTATTCTTCCAAACATCCAAAGGAAAAACCTCCGACTGAATCAAGTTGA